Part of the Paenibacillus guangzhouensis genome is shown below.
CATGCTGGTCAGTGGATCAGCTTGCTCTTCTTCGCCTTCTCAACCATGCCATGACTGATCTTATTAATCGGCGTCTTCAATGCAAGTCCCAAGACGAGCGCAATGCCTGCGAACATCAGCAGCATCCAGAAGTCCCTCTGCACGATGTCCCACAGAATGCCGCCCGTCGCTTCACGCATCATACTGATCGCATAGGTGAACGGTAGGAACGGATGGATGACCTGGAAGAAATGCGGCGTAACCTGGATCGGAAAGGTACCGCCTGCTCCGGCGAGCTGCAGGACTAGCAGGACGATGGACATAGCCTTGCCAACGTTGCCGAAGATCGAGACGAGTGTGTAGACGATCAGCATGAAGACAATGCTCAGGAACACCCCGAACAGCACGAACCAGAGCTTCTCGCGGACGAAGGCGCCGAGGAAATAGATGTCCCCGAGCGTATCGAACAAGGATTGGAGAATCGCGATGGTGACGAACGTTAAATAGCGGCCGAAATAAATCTGATACCCACGGTATTCGACCCCTTCGTGATGCACCTCGACTGTGAGCAACGAGACGAGCAACAGCGCGCCGACCCACAGCGAGAGCGTCGTGAAGAATGGCGACATCCCCGAACCGTAATTCGGAATTGGGAATAGCTTATTCTCCTTCAGGATGACGGGCTGCGCGAAGAATGCGCTCTCCTTCTCGAAATTGTTCTGCAGCAGGTCAATAATTTCTTCAATATTGCCGTGTTTCTCAAAATCTCGGATTTTGCTCGTAATCTCGCCGATCTTTGATTTGACGATTGGGAGGTCGGCCGTGACGACTTTGATCCCTTGGTCGCCGAGGGTTAGACCTTTATTCGCGTCGCTAAGCAGCTTCTCCATATCGGGCACGCGCGCGGAAGCTTCCTTCAAGATCGTGTGAATCTGATCTGTCGATTGTTTGGCCTGCTTTACCGTCTTCACGATATTCGGCGTAATCTCCGTATCGAAGCGGTCTGTAAGATCTCCAAGATCTTTGGCGGCTTCATCGGATAACGTGTTGAGGCGGTTCAACAGCGTGTCGGATACGGCTTCTCCTCGGCTGACGGCTGATTGAATGTCTCTTACCGTTGATGCCTGCTGCCGGAAGCGATCATGGTCGCGTTGAAGCCGCACGATCGTCTTATTGAACAGCTTGCCGCGCGAGATCTCGTTCAGTCGTTCGAACCAGGCTTGCGTGCCGCTCGCAAGGCGTACGGCTCCGTCAAGACGCGACGCTGCTTGCTGTAGCGCGAGATTGACGGCAGACGGGCCTGCCGTAGTATCTTTCAGCACGCCGCTCAAATCCTTCATCGCTAATGCGGCTTGCTGCAAGGAACCAAGGTCTTGTTTGATGAAAGGTGCCGCTGATTCGAGGCCTTGCTGGCTGTAATCGAGCAGCTCGCCCACACGCTGGCTGAATTGCTCGCCCTTCTTCGCTACATCGGCGAGAATCGGTAGGCTCTGCTGCGATTCCTTGACGATGCTATGCGCCGTCTCAACGTCTTTCATCGCCACCTTCAGGACACGCTCTAGCTCCGGGAAATCCTTCTCAATCTTGAAGACGAGAGATCGGACCTTCTCGATGGTGGGCAATTCTTTGTGGAGCGTAACGCCAATTTCGTTGAATATTTTGAAGATGGCTCTGTTCGCTTCCTTCACAAAGTTCGAGCTAACCTCTTGAATGATCCCAGAGGCGCCGCTGGACGTGATTTTGGGTGCGATCGCATTAACTTTCTCATTGACGTAATAATCAATTTCCGCCTTGATCGGTTCCTTGGATAGAACTGTGGCAATACGGGCGGAGAAGTTCTTGGGAATAATAATGCTCGCGTAATAGTCGCCGTGTTCCGTGCCGGAGATCGCTTTTTTGGTATCGACGAACTGCCATCCGATCTTATGATTTTCCCGCAGGGAGGCGATGATCTCATTGCCGATGTTGATCGGCTTGTCCATGATCGTCGAACCTTGGTCTTCGCTGGATACCGCTACCTGTATTCCTTTGGTGTTCCCGTAGGGGTCCCATGAAGCTTTGATGTTGAACCAAGCGTAGAGTGACGGCAGGATGATGAGCCCCAAGATCATCACGGCTGCGGCTCCATTCGTGCATATGTTGCGTATATCCGTTCCGTAGATTTGAAAGATTTTGCGCATAAGTCCCCCAGCTTCCATGTGCGGTAGCATGTTGATACCACAATAGAATTTATCAGTTTCTCGACGAAACTTGTTTTTATCTCTCTCGCTTTAGGCGGTTTACGTCACCGAAGGCGTTTGATGCTTGTGAGTTCAGTTTCGTTCTTACGGGTGGGCTTTATGCATACGACAGGAAATCTGTTTAAATACCGGATAGGATTGGTAAAATATCACATACTAGACCCACCTAATCATGAGAGTGACGGTGTATGTGAGTATGATGAATGCTGCTGAGGTTTTCTTTTATTTTATCGGCTATGCCCTGGGGGGATGGCTGCTCGAGAATGTATACAGCTGGGTGACGACTGGGGTGTTCTTCAAGGAGGGCTTCCTCTATGGTCCGCTCAAGCCGATGTATGGCTTCTCGCCGGTGCTCATCGTGTATAGCGTGAATGAATCGACGCACTGGATCTTATTGTTGCTGCTCTGCTTCATGATCCCGACTGTTATTGAATACGTAAGTGGAATGCTGCTAGAAAGGCTGTTCCACGAGCGCTATTGGGATTACAGGCAGCTGCCATTACAGCTGCACGGACATATTTGTGTGTCGTTCTCGCTTTGTTGGGTGCTCTTGTCGCTTGCTGTAGTTGTACTGCTGCATCCATTATTCCAATCCCTGTATTCGCATCTATCGGGCGTGTGGGGGATGCTCTGGCCGATGTTTGCAGTCATTCTGCTGGCAGACCTCATTGTGACGGTGAGGAAACGCAGTCGAGCGGTGCGTGGTCGTCAGCCGGTGTAGGAGGAGTAGAGGCTCGCCCTCTCAATTTTGTATTCCCACAATGATATCCCCTCCCTCCCTAGCTATATTGGATTTTTGTATGAACTTTGGATTAGAATGCTCTTTTCGTGCGGCTATATTGGATCATTGCAGGATAGAGTGATGATTCTGAACACTACTGGCACATATCGGTAGAACTTCGTGCAGAAATCCAGGATAGATGAGAGATGGCGTGAATATAGTCTCCTATCCTGGACGAAATCCAGGATAGGAGGGTCCTGCCGGACGCTGCGATAACTCCCACTGGACTCTAACTTCACACCCGAACGTGTCAATCTCTTTTCTGCTAGAGCAGCTGTGCCAGCGCGCTTTCTTGGATTTCGTAGTAGCGCATCGTCTGACCTTTGGAAGTGGGCGTTAGGAAACCTTTTGTAGTGAGTGATTGTAGGTGTTTGCGCGATGTGCGGTAGTCCAGCTCCCAGGTGTCACTAACATCCTTAGGTCTTATTGGCCGACCGAGCTGCCATGCGAAGTGTAGGATGTCTTTTTCGATTCTGCTCACGGCACTCGGTATGTTGCTGCGCAGGGTGTAGGGGCCAATCGCCAGTTGAAGCAAAGTACGACACACCTCAGGGTGCTGCTGCACATCGTCGAATGAGAAGTGAATCATACGCCAGCCTAATCCGGTTAAGAATGTGTCGCGATTAAGAGCATAGCTGAACTTCTCCCGATCCATATCCTTAATATGACTCTGGTATCCGTCACATTCGATCCCGAACCGACCGAATGGAGTTAAAAAAGCAAAATCGAGGAAATGCGACTTGCGCTTCCAATCGTATACCTCATATTCCGGATGCAGGTGCTCGAAATTGCCGAATAAGGGCCACCATACTTGTTGGAGCAGAAGTTTCTCCGCATATTGATGGCCGCGGATTAGACGTCCTTTCCGCTCACCGGTACGGCGCTCCATGTGTTGATTCAGAAATGCTTGATGTGCTTGTTCGAATGTACTCACAAGATCCGCCTCCTTCATAGCAATGCGTACAAAAAAAAGAACGTCCATAGGCCTTGTGGCTATGGACGTTCTTCGTCTGTCTATATTTTACTGGGTGCTAAGTGTTCAGTCCAGCTTTTATTCGGATGATGCGTTGTGCCCTTGTCTATCATGGATTTACGCTGTAACTTATGCTGAAACTGGACTCTGAAGGCATCTATCATGGATAATTGAGGGAACTTTGAGCGATATCCTACGAAATTAGGTCAAATCGCGTGATTATCTTGCAAAAATCCATGATAGGTGGCTATATGCACGACATTCAGTAGACTATCCTGCATGAAATCCAACATAGACCGGACCCTCACTCGCCTCACAGTCATCCCATCATACCAAGGCAGACGAGGGGGACACTGAGCACGATTCGCACCGCGCGCAAGCGTGCGGTATGACGCGCATGGCGGCGTTCAAACAAGCAGTGCTATGAAGCCCCACTCACGCCTCCACCACATATGTCGATGCATCCACCTCGGCAACAAACGGACTCACATCCCCGATCGCGTAGAGGTGCAGCTCGTGCATTGCTCGCGTACATGCGGTGTAGAACAGCTTCCGTTCACGCTCGTGCGCATACTGTACGGCCGAAGCGTTGTAGAGAATGACGGCATCGAATTCCATTCCTTTGGCAAGGTAGGAAGGGATGATGACCGTACCGCCTTCGAACGCGGCCGTCTCTTTGTCGATCAGCCGCAGCGGCGTACGTTCATGCAGCGTGTCGTAGGCCTCGCGGCATTCCGCGGCTGTCTTGCCGATGATCGCTATGCTGTTCATGCCCAGGGCCTGAAGCGCTGTAATCCGCGCTGCGATACGATCTGCAAGATCGGCTGAATCTGCTGCAATGGTCAATGTCGGCAGACGTCCATCGCGGTTGAACGGCTCGATCTGCTCGCCTTCCGGGATCATGCCTTGCGTGAACTCCACAATCGGACGCGTCGAACGGTAGCTGCGCTTCAGCACATGCGTCTCCGTATGCTCAGGCTCAAAGAGGGCCATCAGCGCACCGAAGCCTCCTGCATTAGCCGCATGTGTGTAGATCGTCTGATTGAGATCTCCGAGCGCCGTCACTTTGGCGAATGGGAACAGCTGCTTCAAGAAAGCGAATTGGAATGGCGAATAGTCTTGTGCCTCATCGATAAAGACATGGCGAATCGACGTATTCGCTTGGAAGCCTTGCAATAATTCCTTCAAATACAAATAAGGCGTCGCATCCTCATAAGACAGCTTGGAAGCTTCAAGGCCAGATAATGTATGCTCACAAATGATATCCCACTGTGCCTGAGGGATATCTTCCTGGCTAGCCTTCAGCTGCTCTACCCATTGTTCGTCGCTGAACATTTGACGATAGACGGCAGGGATGTCGATAAAATGGAGCAGCTTAACGTGCCTGCGCAGCTTCTTGAACCGCTCCTGAACGATCATCGTCGCGAGGACATCGCGCTCCCGGTCATAGTCGTCGAAGGATTCCGCCGTATACTGCTTCTT
Proteins encoded:
- a CDS encoding putative ABC transporter permease, with translation MRVTVYVSMMNAAEVFFYFIGYALGGWLLENVYSWVTTGVFFKEGFLYGPLKPMYGFSPVLIVYSVNESTHWILLLLLCFMIPTVIEYVSGMLLERLFHERYWDYRQLPLQLHGHICVSFSLCWVLLSLAVVVLLHPLFQSLYSHLSGVWGMLWPMFAVILLADLIVTVRKRSRAVRGRQPV
- a CDS encoding YhgE/Pip domain-containing protein; this encodes MRKIFQIYGTDIRNICTNGAAAVMILGLIILPSLYAWFNIKASWDPYGNTKGIQVAVSSEDQGSTIMDKPINIGNEIIASLRENHKIGWQFVDTKKAISGTEHGDYYASIIIPKNFSARIATVLSKEPIKAEIDYYVNEKVNAIAPKITSSGASGIIQEVSSNFVKEANRAIFKIFNEIGVTLHKELPTIEKVRSLVFKIEKDFPELERVLKVAMKDVETAHSIVKESQQSLPILADVAKKGEQFSQRVGELLDYSQQGLESAAPFIKQDLGSLQQAALAMKDLSGVLKDTTAGPSAVNLALQQAASRLDGAVRLASGTQAWFERLNEISRGKLFNKTIVRLQRDHDRFRQQASTVRDIQSAVSRGEAVSDTLLNRLNTLSDEAAKDLGDLTDRFDTEITPNIVKTVKQAKQSTDQIHTILKEASARVPDMEKLLSDANKGLTLGDQGIKVVTADLPIVKSKIGEITSKIRDFEKHGNIEEIIDLLQNNFEKESAFFAQPVILKENKLFPIPNYGSGMSPFFTTLSLWVGALLLVSLLTVEVHHEGVEYRGYQIYFGRYLTFVTIAILQSLFDTLGDIYFLGAFVREKLWFVLFGVFLSIVFMLIVYTLVSIFGNVGKAMSIVLLVLQLAGAGGTFPIQVTPHFFQVIHPFLPFTYAISMMREATGGILWDIVQRDFWMLLMFAGIALVLGLALKTPINKISHGMVEKAKKSKLIH